A section of the Clostridium felsineum DSM 794 genome encodes:
- a CDS encoding Imm30 family immunity protein yields the protein MGSIAEDIKILKQMRLLGEDDDIDVFDEAVYRISLNGDNSVIKELCQVLDDSTSTPSAMDNVIQCIFTIANRCGLEDGIYEILCNVDKILINGKRCFIQINRMILNYEPFNNAYISAIKRLGDEELSSLVDILYQLKDKYSDKYEKKIDLIINQL from the coding sequence ATGGGTTCAATAGCAGAGGATATTAAAATATTAAAGCAGATGAGATTATTAGGAGAAGATGATGATATAGATGTATTTGATGAGGCGGTATATAGGATATCATTAAATGGAGATAACAGTGTAATTAAGGAATTATGTCAAGTATTGGACGATTCAACATCAACTCCATCAGCAATGGATAATGTAATACAATGCATTTTTACAATAGCGAATAGATGTGGATTAGAGGATGGAATATATGAAATATTATGCAATGTAGATAAGATACTTATTAACGGTAAAAGGTGTTTTATACAAATTAACAGAATGATATTAAACTATGAACCATTTAATAATGCATATATTTCTGCCATAAAAAGGCTAGGAGATGAAGAATTAAGTTCACTAGTAGATATATTATATCAACTTAAAGATAAATATTCGGATAAATATGAGAAAAAAATAGATCTAATAATTAATCAGCTATAA
- the imm48 gene encoding Imm48 family immunity protein: MEKGVFIKNCESMSLKLFEVMEIEFEDSTEFDRQMLAMFSFGMISAYGMEENAEVDIVSVASEYVLIKVFRYSKEQARDFLNLLIDSTKKEKNPTYYRIIHEGIDMYYEYAEGESDKMFDRMMRMYLAFNKK, from the coding sequence ATGGAGAAAGGTGTTTTTATTAAAAATTGTGAAAGTATGTCTTTAAAATTATTTGAAGTAATGGAGATAGAATTTGAAGATTCCACAGAATTTGATAGGCAAATGTTAGCGATGTTTTCTTTTGGCATGATAAGTGCATATGGAATGGAAGAAAATGCTGAAGTTGATATAGTTAGTGTAGCATCTGAATATGTGTTAATAAAGGTTTTTAGGTATTCAAAGGAACAAGCAAGGGATTTTCTTAATTTATTAATCGATAGTACAAAAAAAGAAAAAAATCCAACATACTATAGAATAATCCATGAAGGAATAGATATGTATTATGAGTATGCAGAGGGTGAAAGTGATAAAATGTTTGATAGAATGATGAGGATGTATTTAGCTTTTAATAAAAAGTAA
- the imm48 gene encoding Imm48 family immunity protein, with product MGEEKFLLESKELVENLFEILEVDLEELTEQEKQLLIGYSFGMISIMEEENKILLSNKYVAIEKVIVEVFQYSKEKAINTVKDIEDSTEKDDNEVLRIMIHQGKQIYPEYKKKNYNEVYDRLTNLIDVIVTGEYKNY from the coding sequence ATGGGAGAAGAAAAGTTTTTGTTAGAGAGTAAGGAATTGGTTGAAAATTTATTTGAGATTCTTGAGGTTGATTTAGAAGAATTAACGGAGCAGGAAAAGCAATTATTAATTGGTTATTCATTTGGAATGATAAGTATAATGGAGGAAGAAAATAAGATTTTATTAAGTAATAAATATGTTGCTATTGAAAAAGTTATAGTAGAAGTTTTTCAATATTCTAAAGAAAAAGCAATTAATACTGTAAAGGATATAGAAGATAGCACTGAAAAAGATGATAATGAGGTATTAAGGATTATGATACATCAAGGAAAGCAGATATATCCTGAATATAAAAAGAAAAATTATAATGAAGTATACGATAGACTTACAAATCTAATAGATGTTATTGTTACTGGTGAATATAAAAACTATTAA